From the genome of Miscanthus floridulus cultivar M001 chromosome 10, ASM1932011v1, whole genome shotgun sequence, one region includes:
- the LOC136489456 gene encoding uncharacterized mitochondrial protein AtMg00810-like, which produces MVLSSSTNPVPTVPLAPMPPTPNVQPHHRLPHDRHKYHSNGSLAQHKAHWVVRDFSQQASVDYDKSLYGLKQAPGAWNQRFTSYISSMGFTVSKSDASLFVYKDRDRVAYLLLYVDDIILMASSRELVQLITARLHSEFTMTDLGDLHHFLGISMMRDSSWLFLSQHQYAVDLLQRAGMSECHLTATPVDARNKLSATTGAPLADPSEYRSLAGALQFLTLTRPALAYAVQQVCLFMHDRRKPHLTLIKCILRYIKGSLSAGLHQGTGPIGQLNAYSNADWVACPDTRRSTSGFCVFLSDNLVSWFSKRQTTVSCSSAKAEYRAVAHVVAECYWLRQLLQELHVSVPLGTIVYCDNVSAVYMTTNPVHHRRTKHIEIDIHFIHEKVALGQVRVLHVPSAHQFTDIMTNGLPIQLFSDFRTSLCIRDPSATTAGGY; this is translated from the exons ATGGTGCTGTCCTCCTCCACCAACCCAGTGCCCACGGTGCCACTAGCACCAATGCCCCCGACGCCGAACGTGCAACCGCACCACCGCCTCCCTCACGATCG GCACAAGTACCACTCCAATGGCTCCCTTGCCCAGCACAAGGCGCATTGGGTGGTCCGCGACTTCTCACAGCAGGCCAGCGTCGACTACGAT AAGTCCTTGTATGGGCTCAAGCAGGCGCCTGGGGCTTGGAACCAGCGCTTCACCTCTTACATCAGCAGCATGGGCTTCACTGTGTCCAAGTCCGACGCATCTCTGTTTGTCTACAAGGATAGAGATCGCGTCGCATACCTACTcctctacgtcgacgacatcattcTCATGGCGTCGTCCCGTGAGTTGGTACAGCTCATCACGGCACGCCTCCACTCTGAGTTCACTATGACGGATCTTGGCGACCTTCACCACTTCCTCGGCATCTCTATGATGCGCGATAGCTCGTGGCTGTTCTTGTCGCAGCATCAGTATGCCGTCGATCTTCTCCAACGGGCGGGCATGTCTGAATGCCATCTCACTGCCACACCCGTGGATGCGCGGAACAAGCTATCCGCCACCACAGGCGCCCCGTTGGCTGACCCCTCTGAGTACCGGAGTCTCGCAGGTGCCCTCCAATTTCTCACTTTGACACGGCCTGCTTTGGCATATGCTGTTCAGCAGGTGTGCTTGTTCATGCATGATCGCCGCAAGCCTCACCTCACTCTGATCAAGTGCATTCTCCGCTACATCAAGGGCTCCCTCTCCGCCGGTCTTCACCAGGGCACTGGACCCATTGGCCAGCTCAACGCCTACTCCAACGCTGACTGGGTGGCTTGCCCCGACACACGCCGCTCCACCTCTGGCTTCTGCGTGTTCCTCAGCGACAATCTGGTGTCCTGGTTCTCCAAGCGCCAGACTACGGTGTCCTGCTCTAGTGCCAAGGCAGAGTACCGTGCTGTGGCCCATGTGGTGGCCGAGTGCTACTGGCTGCGGCAACTCCTCCAGGAGCTGCACGTCTCGGTTCCCTTGGGGACGATCGTCTACTGCGACAATGTCAGCGCTGTCTATATGACCACCAACCCCGTCCATCATCGTCGTACCAAGCATATCGAGATCGACATCCACTTCATCCACGAGAAGGTTGCTCTAGGACAAGTTCGTGTTCTCCATGTCCCTTCGGCACACCAGTTCACCGACATCATGACCAACGGTCTCCCCATACAGTTGTTCTCGGATTTTCGGACCAGTCTGTGCATTCGTGATCCTTCCGCTACGACTGCGGGCGGGTATTAG